A genomic segment from Thermococcus sp. encodes:
- the cas6 gene encoding CRISPR-associated endoribonuclease Cas6, protein MRLRITFEPYGDVARQPNKHAVQGFIYNLLKGSEYGERHDEPRFKFFTFSDFFTDSTGRPTLLISSPEKGFINTLYSAIRERESVYIGRQELEIVELKKFKLPLRRAFQTGSPIVLYRNAEKNEYFKLHQHRDLRFFLQRLKENAEKKYEAFYGEDFFLEGPIFDRLIPKLRTNGKLDVYVKVVKNGIPFPVIGSNWELLEKERIKPEERRFYRFIMDAGLGEKNSLGFGFLNPLRR, encoded by the coding sequence ATGAGGTTGAGAATAACCTTCGAGCCCTACGGCGATGTCGCAAGGCAACCCAACAAACACGCAGTTCAGGGGTTTATCTACAACCTGCTGAAGGGCTCGGAATACGGTGAAAGGCATGATGAACCGAGGTTCAAGTTTTTCACCTTCTCGGACTTCTTCACGGACTCCACTGGGAGACCGACGCTTCTCATATCTTCCCCTGAGAAGGGGTTCATAAACACCCTTTACAGTGCCATCAGGGAGAGGGAGAGCGTTTACATCGGCCGGCAGGAGCTGGAGATTGTGGAACTCAAGAAGTTCAAACTCCCTCTGCGAAGGGCATTCCAGACGGGCTCTCCGATAGTCCTCTACCGAAACGCCGAGAAAAACGAGTACTTCAAGCTCCACCAGCACAGAGACCTTCGCTTCTTCCTCCAGAGGCTCAAGGAGAACGCGGAGAAGAAGTACGAGGCCTTTTACGGCGAGGACTTTTTCCTCGAAGGGCCCATCTTCGACAGGCTGATTCCAAAGCTCAGAACCAATGGAAAGCTCGACGTCTACGTCAAGGTCGTCAAAAACGGTATCCCCTTCCCGGTGATAGGCTCGAACTGGGAGCTCCTTGAGAAGGAGCGCATAAAACCTGAGGAAAGGCGCTTCTACCGCTTCATAATGGACGCTGGCCTCGGTGAGAAGAACAGCCTCGGCTTCGGCTTTTTGAACCCTCTAAGGAGGTGA
- the cas10 gene encoding type III-A CRISPR-associated protein Cas10/Csm1 has product MKLNELVALGGLLHDIGKPVQRAKRYSGDHSEQGAEFLGQLARETGREEYGLLALFSAFHHKKHFKEARIRETVKRINSERFGLSEEDIMQALWIVYEADNLSSAEREEGEPENIRPLYSIFNRERAYFPVALEFGQELPVPTEVDTLTKQHYERIVKGVEEELKKTELRVDRILPVLEKHLTFVSSVTSKGNVISLYDHMRMTSAIALAMLKAGCTAGDIKAGRCRKEKRFLIIEGDFSGIQDFIYGISGKGTLKYLRARSAYLELIAWDIVLEILRRLGLTRANVIFNAGGHFLILGQNTEEAIKELEGIRKHVVEWLYREFDGKLYLALAWEAVSGEELGRKGEKNFFAEARTRLKRKLDIRKLRRFEEVEGLFKEPKASERLEECAVCGKEVPENLLEPFKLSDDSSVRACKTCNELAELGKNLPKVKGFVMDRKTHEGEDITKGPFRHFIPYIEDPIPRGEALLLKNSLDVPGNLQETIEFIPYLVADYFKPSKEGERVIADFEELTGEATGTKRLGVLKGDVDNLGLFFRDMDSPSKLATASRFMDYFFKAYLNEIIRGKFEYLMGDIPSLGDWPKEPDIVVVYAGGDDFFIVGAWNQVFELAFRVREAFRAYTGKGMTLSAGLGYFHPKTPIYRMADVVSERLERAKNEGKDKDRVFVIERTAPEGFPIAYRWGKYEELWKTYKPRVYAGNGRLVKELESKKGLLWRILELRELYVRDPESVKWAYQMAYLLGRHKLSDLFPELVGIDAEAALKGEPQPIYWIDGVLKVVLMAVRG; this is encoded by the coding sequence TTGAAACTCAATGAACTTGTCGCCCTCGGCGGGCTCCTCCACGACATCGGAAAGCCCGTGCAGAGGGCAAAACGGTATTCGGGCGACCACTCGGAGCAGGGAGCGGAGTTCTTGGGACAACTAGCCAGGGAAACGGGGAGAGAAGAATACGGGCTCCTCGCGCTTTTCTCGGCTTTCCACCACAAGAAACACTTCAAAGAGGCCAGAATCAGGGAAACTGTCAAAAGGATCAACTCTGAACGCTTTGGGCTGAGCGAAGAAGACATCATGCAAGCCCTGTGGATAGTTTACGAGGCCGACAACCTATCCTCGGCAGAGCGGGAAGAAGGAGAACCGGAGAACATAAGGCCACTTTATTCAATCTTCAACAGGGAAAGGGCCTATTTTCCCGTTGCCCTCGAATTCGGTCAGGAATTGCCGGTTCCCACGGAAGTTGATACCTTGACAAAACAGCACTACGAGAGAATAGTGAAAGGCGTTGAGGAAGAGCTCAAAAAGACTGAGCTCAGGGTTGATAGAATACTCCCGGTTCTTGAGAAGCACCTCACCTTCGTCAGCTCGGTAACCTCTAAGGGAAACGTCATCTCGCTCTACGACCACATGAGGATGACATCCGCTATAGCTCTGGCCATGCTGAAGGCCGGCTGTACAGCCGGGGACATAAAAGCCGGAAGGTGCAGGAAGGAAAAGAGGTTTCTCATTATTGAAGGTGACTTTTCGGGAATACAGGACTTCATCTACGGGATAAGCGGAAAGGGAACCCTCAAGTACCTCCGCGCAAGGAGTGCATATCTGGAGCTAATCGCCTGGGACATCGTCCTCGAAATCCTGAGAAGGCTCGGCCTCACGAGGGCCAACGTTATATTCAACGCCGGCGGGCATTTCCTTATCCTCGGCCAGAACACGGAGGAGGCTATAAAAGAGCTCGAAGGCATAAGGAAGCACGTTGTCGAGTGGCTCTACCGCGAATTTGACGGAAAGCTCTACTTGGCTTTGGCGTGGGAGGCTGTGAGCGGGGAAGAGCTCGGACGGAAAGGCGAGAAAAACTTCTTCGCCGAGGCACGGACGAGGCTAAAGAGAAAGCTTGACATCAGGAAGTTGAGACGCTTTGAAGAAGTTGAAGGCCTATTCAAAGAGCCAAAAGCCAGTGAAAGGCTTGAGGAGTGCGCGGTCTGTGGAAAGGAAGTTCCCGAAAATCTGCTTGAACCCTTCAAGCTGAGCGACGATTCAAGTGTAAGGGCCTGTAAAACCTGTAACGAGCTCGCAGAGCTTGGCAAGAATCTGCCCAAGGTTAAAGGCTTTGTCATGGACCGGAAGACCCACGAGGGTGAGGACATAACGAAAGGCCCGTTCAGGCACTTCATACCCTACATCGAGGACCCAATACCGCGGGGTGAAGCCCTCCTCCTCAAGAACAGCCTCGACGTCCCCGGGAACCTTCAGGAAACTATCGAGTTCATCCCGTATTTAGTGGCCGATTACTTCAAGCCAAGCAAGGAGGGTGAGCGTGTAATAGCGGACTTTGAAGAGCTCACAGGGGAGGCAACGGGCACGAAGAGACTTGGTGTCCTCAAGGGCGACGTGGACAACCTCGGATTGTTCTTCAGAGACATGGACAGTCCCTCAAAGCTCGCCACCGCCTCGCGCTTCATGGACTACTTCTTCAAGGCCTACCTGAACGAGATTATCAGGGGCAAGTTTGAATATTTGATGGGAGATATTCCATCACTCGGGGACTGGCCAAAAGAGCCTGACATAGTGGTGGTTTACGCCGGTGGAGACGACTTCTTCATAGTTGGCGCGTGGAATCAGGTCTTCGAGCTGGCCTTCAGAGTAAGGGAGGCCTTCAGGGCCTACACCGGGAAAGGGATGACGCTCTCGGCGGGATTGGGTTACTTCCATCCCAAGACGCCAATCTACAGGATGGCCGATGTCGTCTCGGAGAGGCTTGAGAGGGCGAAAAACGAGGGGAAAGATAAGGACAGGGTCTTCGTGATAGAGAGAACCGCTCCGGAAGGATTCCCAATCGCTTACCGCTGGGGGAAGTACGAGGAGCTCTGGAAGACCTACAAGCCAAGGGTTTACGCCGGAAACGGCAGACTGGTGAAGGAACTTGAGTCAAAGAAAGGCCTTCTGTGGAGAATTCTTGAGCTCAGGGAGCTCTACGTCAGGGACCCGGAGAGTGTGAAGTGGGCTTACCAGATGGCATATCTCCTCGGTAGGCACAAGCTTTCCGACCTGTTCCCAGAGCTCGTCGGGATAGATGCAGAGGCCGCCCTGAAGGGTGAGCCGCAGCCGATCTACTGGATTGATGGAGTCTTGAAGGTTGTTTTGATGGCCGTTAGGGGGTGA
- the csm2 gene encoding type III-A CRISPR-associated protein Csm2, whose product MVYGKSHPGHGMGRYQRETHGGNVGELFGENPDVIGIREAFEKNRISWKDIEPYFRKIAQELEESRKKGAFPGWSPERRLANAIVVAAYLRAQNLKTNQVRKVLEMARTIELKLKKGDTDIRDDVVKTRYLLAYAVGRATGGAKHALDAFHRVLDPMLALLMEKPDVAHFEEFYDFLQAVVAYHRFFGGGE is encoded by the coding sequence ATGGTTTACGGAAAAAGCCACCCGGGCCATGGTATGGGCAGGTATCAGAGGGAGACCCACGGGGGCAACGTTGGTGAGCTCTTCGGAGAAAACCCGGACGTAATAGGAATAAGAGAAGCCTTCGAGAAGAACAGAATATCGTGGAAGGACATTGAGCCATACTTCAGAAAGATAGCTCAAGAGCTGGAAGAGAGCAGAAAGAAAGGAGCTTTTCCTGGCTGGAGTCCGGAGAGAAGGCTTGCGAACGCCATTGTCGTGGCGGCTTATCTCAGAGCCCAGAACCTCAAGACGAACCAGGTAAGGAAAGTCCTTGAGATGGCGCGAACCATCGAGCTGAAGCTGAAGAAGGGGGATACCGACATAAGGGACGACGTTGTAAAGACCCGCTATCTGCTGGCTTATGCCGTTGGCAGGGCCACGGGAGGGGCTAAACATGCCCTCGATGCATTTCACAGAGTCCTCGACCCAATGCTGGCCCTCCTGATGGAGAAGCCCGATGTTGCTCACTTTGAGGAGTTTTACGACTTCCTTCAGGCCGTTGTTGCCTACCACAGGTTCTTTGGAGGTGGTGAATGA